In the Rhodoferax fermentans genome, GCTGGACGGTGCGGTGCTGGTGGCGCACAACGTGCGTTTTGACCACGGCTTCTTGCTGCACGCCCTGGCGCGTTTGGACGTGGCCCTGCGCTGCAAAACCCTGTGCACCGTGCGTCTGTCGCGGCTGCTCTACCCCGGTGTCAAAGGCCATGGGCTGGACGCCATCATGCAGCGCCACGGCATCTCCACCGAGTCGCGCCACCGCGCTTTGGGCGACGTGCTGGTGATGCAGACCTGGCTGGCGCAGGTCACCCAGCAGTTTGGCGCCGAACATCTGCAACGCCAGGCGCAGGTGCTGTTACAAGGCAGCGCCGCGCTGCCACCGCAACTTGACACCAACGTGGCCGACATCCCCGAAGGCCCGGGTGTCTACCTGTTTTACGGCGAGAGCGCACTGCCAATCTACGTGGGCAAAAGTGTCAGGCTGCGCAGCCGTGTCATGTCGCACTTCTCTGCCAGCAGCCGCGAGCCGCGCGAGATGCGCATTGCCCAGGAAATCCGCCGCATCGAATGGATCGAGACCGCGGGTGAAGTGGGCGCGTTGCTGCTCGAAGCCCGCTTGGTCAAACAGCACCAGCCGCTGCACAACCGCCAGTTGCGCCGTGAGAACAACCTCTGCGCCTGGCGGCTGGACGCCAACCCCAATGCCCGCCCGCTGCTGAGCCTGGTGCGCGGCGCCGAGCTGAGCCCGCAACAGTTTGGCCAGCTGTACGGCCCCTATCGCTCGAAAAACCAGGCTTTAAGCAGCCTGCGCGAACTGGCCGAGCAACACCAGCTGTGCCCACAGGCGCTGGGCCTGGAGTCCGGCAAAGGCCGCTGTTTTGCGCATCAGATCGGCCACTGCAAAGGTGTGTGCTGCGGCGAGGAAACACCTGAGCGCCACCACCTGCGCCTGCAGCTGGCGCTGAGCGCCAACAAATTGCGCGTCTGGCCGTTCGGCGGACCGGTGGGCCTGCGTGAACACAACCCACACACCGGTCAAGCTGACATCCATCTCTTTGACCAATGGTGCCACCTGGCCACGGTGCGCAGCGACGAGGAACTGACCGATGCCCTGCAAACCCGTACCGAGGTGCTGGCCTTTGACCTGGACAGTTACCGCCTGGCGCTCAAGTACTTGACGCCACCGGGCAAATCCGGCACCACGGTGCTGGAACTCGGATCCATGAGAGAAAAAGACCTCTAGCCCTTTGAATACAAGGGTGAGTAGCTATGGTCTGAATAGCGTCTTGTGTGGGCAGCGTGCGCCAAGGTGGCTGATACGCGGCTGAAGCTGCGCGGTCCACGCTGATCACCAGCCCTGCCGCCAACCGTCTGGCCGTTCGAAGCACACAACAAACACCGGCCATGAAAAAAGGACTTGGCATTTCTGCCGAGTCCTTGATGTCTTTGGGTATTCATGGTGGGCGGTGGAGGCTTCGAACCTCCGACCCCAGCAGTGTGAATGCTGTGCTCTACCCCTGAGCTAACCGCCCTTGTCGTTGTAGACAAGCCCTGTATTATGCCATAGTCACGCGCATTCTGGCAATCAACTGCAACAAAAATCATATTTTTTATCTGCCGCGCAGCCGGAACAGCAAAAACTTCTGTCTATAATCTACGGCTTATTCCTCGATAGCTCAGTTGGTAGAGCGCCGGACTGTTAATCCGTAGGTCCCTGGTTCGAGCCCAGGTCGAGGAGCCAAAAATTCAAAAAAGCCCTGCCGAGAAATCGTCAGGGCTTTTTTCTTGCCCGGATAGGTCTAGTGCGGCGCCCCTGGCCCCGCATCAGTTCGGCAGCTTTGATTCTGAATATGAATTGACATGAAAACTCCGCCTGACAGTCCCTCTTTCCCATTCAGCACGTTCAAACTGGCCCTGGTCGGTAGCATCATTTTTTCCCTGCAGGGCTGTGCCGTGGTGGCTGTTGCAGATGCTGCGGTGACAGTCGTTGCCACCGGGGTCAAAGTTACTGCCAAGGCGGTCGGTGCTGTCGCCGATGCCGTGATACCGGATTCTGATGATGGCAACTAGTTTGTTCTGGAAGACGTCATTCTGGGCTCTGGTGCTAACCACCCTATGGCTGTCACTGGTTCCTTCAGAGCAAGTCCCTTCGGCCTTCCATTTCTGGGACAAGGCACAACACGCATTGGGTTTTACCGGGTTGACATTTCTTGGCCTGATGGCTTATCCGGGACGCCTGCCG is a window encoding:
- a CDS encoding exonuclease domain-containing protein, encoding MLPCYVLLDLETTGGNAQRDQITEIAAVRVEHGVEVARWSTLVNPGVHISSFIEQLTGISNAMVADAPRFDEVVPQLLKLLDGAVLVAHNVRFDHGFLLHALARLDVALRCKTLCTVRLSRLLYPGVKGHGLDAIMQRHGISTESRHRALGDVLVMQTWLAQVTQQFGAEHLQRQAQVLLQGSAALPPQLDTNVADIPEGPGVYLFYGESALPIYVGKSVRLRSRVMSHFSASSREPREMRIAQEIRRIEWIETAGEVGALLLEARLVKQHQPLHNRQLRRENNLCAWRLDANPNARPLLSLVRGAELSPQQFGQLYGPYRSKNQALSSLRELAEQHQLCPQALGLESGKGRCFAHQIGHCKGVCCGEETPERHHLRLQLALSANKLRVWPFGGPVGLREHNPHTGQADIHLFDQWCHLATVRSDEELTDALQTRTEVLAFDLDSYRLALKYLTPPGKSGTTVLELGSMREKDL
- a CDS encoding NF038104 family lipoprotein yields the protein MKTPPDSPSFPFSTFKLALVGSIIFSLQGCAVVAVADAAVTVVATGVKVTAKAVGAVADAVIPDSDDGN
- a CDS encoding VanZ family protein, whose translation is MATSLFWKTSFWALVLTTLWLSLVPSEQVPSAFHFWDKAQHALGFTGLTFLGLMAYPGRLPRVMLGLALFGAGIEVVQGLTGWRQGDWQDWIADCAGLVIGYSVWRIGRLLVRNLT